Within the Bacillus sp. FSL K6-3431 genome, the region GTAAAACTGTTTCACCAAATTCCAATTCATTAGCAAACATGACGAGTGAGGGTTCACAAACAATAGCTGCTCTAAGTTTGGTCAACTCTCCTTCACTCATTAGCGGATATTTCAAAAATAAATATTGTGAAACGGTTAATTCTAACACCGCATCTCCTAAAAATTCTAGCCGCTCATTGTCTTCATGTGGTTTTTTTCGATGCTCATTCACATAGGATGAATGTGTAAAAGCCTTCATTAATAACTGCTCGTTTTGAAATTCAATCCCAATCTTTGTTTGAAATTCTTTTAATTGATTAGCTATTTTATTACTTATTTTTCGATCACGATTATTTTTTCTCATGTGCAATCCACCCTTGAAATGGTTATTTGTAAATAAAAAGCATAGGTTTAGGCTTGTGACCTCAAGAGGCTAGACGTCATTTCATAAAGTGCAAAATTGTACTAGAGGATGTTCAAAAAGTCACCAAATGTTAAATAGTGAAATTCTTCGTTAACAATTAGGTACTTTTACATGGAATAGAACTTTGTTAAGTCCACTCACGTCCTGTGAGCAACAACTGAAGTCAGCACACCATGTGCTAGTACGTCCTGTGCGCACACTGAGGTCAGGACTTCGTGTGCAAGTCCGAACTTCTTGTTTCTAATTTGGCACCTTTTTGAACACGCATTACTAGGACAAATTTTATACGTTCTATAAAAAAAACGTAGAAAAGTCCCGTCGATTACCAACGGGACATGATCTCTATACCAACGACTAGTTTTTCTCTTTTATGTAATTTACAACGTCGCCAACTGTTGCAATTTTCTCAGCGTCATCATCGGAAATTTCTAAATCAAACTCATCTTCCAATTCCATAACAAGCTCCACTACGTCTAATGAGTCTGCACCTAAATCATCTTTAAAAGAAGCTTCCAATGTTACTTTAGACTCTTCCACACCAAGTCGGTCAACAATAATTTGTGTTACACGTTCAATTGTATCTGCCATCCGATTCACCTCCCTCCAAGTATTATAAATGAAAATAACAAAAAGTAAAACAAATAGTAAAGAAAAGCGTAAGCTCCTGTTCATCGACGTACAAACTGTTCGCAGGATTGTGTGGCAGTGAGTCTGCGAGACATTACATCTGTCTCTACATGAACATACCACCATCTACATGGATCGTTTGTCCAGTTAGATAGTTTCCATCCTCAGATGCGAGAAATGATACCACTTTTGCGATGTCTTGCGGATCGCCAAATTTGCCCAGCGGGATTTGTTTTAGCATTGCTGTTTTGACTTCTTCATCCAATTTGTCAGTCATATCGGTAGTGATAAATCCGGGAGCAACTGCATTGACTGTAATACCTCTAGTTGCGAGTTCTTTTGCAGCTGTTTTGGTTAGACCTATGACTCCAGCTTTAGCTGCAACATAATTTGCTTGACCAGGGTTCCCGATTACTCCTACAATTGAAGCGATATTAATGATTCGACCGGATCTCTGTTTCATCATTTGTCTAGATACGGCTTTCGTACATAAGAATACGCCTTTGAGATTTGTGTTGATGACATCATCCCACTCATCTTCTTTCATCCTCATCAATAAGTTATCTCGTGTAATTCCAGCGTTATTCACTAGTATATCCAAACTACCAAATTGATTAATTGTTTCCTTCACCATTCCTTTTACATCTTCGCTGTTAGCAACATTACATTGATATGCGATCGCTTTCCGACCCAAAGCAATAATCTCGTCGACCACTTCTTTTGCTTTCGCTTCACTGCCAGAATAATTGACAAGTACATTTGCTCCTTCTTTTGCAAGAGCAATCGCAATTTCCCTACCAATTCCTCTTGATGCACCCGTTACGAGTGCTGATTTCCCTTCGACTCTCATGATTTATCCTCCTCTAACGCTTCAATCGCTTGTCGACAGCTTTCAGGATCCTGAACTGATAAAGTTGTAACATCCCGATTTATCTTTTTAATTAGTCCAGATAATACTTTTCCCGGGCCAATTTCTATAAATGTGTCGACACCAAGTTCAACCATTTTTTCAATAGAATCTTCCCAAAGTACTGGAGAATATAGTTGTTCTATCAACTTTCCTTCAATATCTTCACTCGCATGTAGCGGTCCAGCAGTGACATTTGCAATAACAGGTATTTTTGCATCATTCATTTCAATTCCTGATAATACTGCTGCAAATTTTTCCGCTGCTGGCTTCATTAATTCGGAATGAAATGGTCCACTTACTTGTAATGGCAATACTCGTTTTGCACCTTGTTCTTTTGCCTTAGCGCTTGCTAGTTCAACACCAGATACTGTTCCTGAAATAACAATTTGCCCGGGACAATTTAAATTAGCTAACTGAACTGAATGACCATCATTCGTAATGCTTTCTGTAACTTCTAACAGACGCTCACGATCGAATCCAAGTACAGCCGCCATTGTTCCTTCACCATTAGGAACAGCCTCCTCCATCAATTCTCCACGTTTCCTAACAGCGTAAACTGCATCAGAAAACTGCATCACACCACTAGCCACAAGTGCTGTATATTCTCCAAGACTATGTCCTGCTGTGTAATCAGGTTTAATTCCTGCTGCTTGTAAACACTGTAAAAGTGCAACGCCAGTAGTTAATAATGCCGGCTGTGCATTTGTTGTTTTCGTCAATTCCTCCTGCGTTCCTTCAAAGATCAAAGCAGAAAGTGGTTGTTCCAGTCGATTATCTGCCTCATTAAAAATCGCCATCGCATCTTCATCCGCTTCGGCAATAGCTCGTCCCATTCCTACTTTTTGTGACCCTTGCCCTGGAAAAACAAAAGCAATTTTTCCCATTCAATCCACCCCATTATTCGCCCTATTATTTTCTGTAACAGCACTACTGATTTTCCCAGATACATCATGAATGACCATTTCCCGTGCTTGTCGAACAGCATGATAAATAGCATTCGCATTTGATGAGCCATGCGCTTTAATTACTGGTGCATCTAGCCCAAACAGACATGCGCCACCATATTCAGTATAATCTAATTTTTCTTTAAGTTGTACTAGATCTGATTTAATTAAGCCAGCAGCAATTTTATTTTTCAAACTACTAGTTAATGTCCCTTTTAGCATAGAAAAAATAGCAGATGCTGTTCCCTCAATTGCTTTTAAAACAATATTACCAGTAAATCCGTCTGTAACAACCACATCTGCATGTCCCTCTAGTAAATCACGTGCTTCTATATTTCCAATAAATTGAAAGTCTGCTTTGTCCAATAGGTCATAAGCTTTTTTCGTTAATTCATTTCCCTTATTCGCTTCTGTTCCAATATTTAAAAGTGCTACTTTCGGCTTTTTAATCGCCCTAACTTTCTCTGCATATATATTTCCCATAATAGCATTTTGTAGTATATGCTCTGGCTTTGCATCCGCATTTGCCCCTAAATCAAGCATAACAAACCCTCGACCATCCAAAGTGGGTAAAGTCGGTGCCAGTGCCGGTCTTTCAATCCCTTTAATCCTTCCAACGACAAATAAACCCGCAGCCATGAGCGCTCCAGTATTTCCAGCAGAGATGCACGCATTCGTCTCTCCATCATTAACTGACTGGGCCATCATAACCATTGATGCTGTTTTTTTTCTGCGTACTGCTCTAACTGGTTCATCATCAGCTTCAATTTTTTCTTCAGTATGTATAACCGTTATTTGATCCGTTTTAGTTAAATATTTATTGATTTCAGCTTCATCACCATACAAAACAAACGCCGTATCTGTAAAATCACGAGCAGCTTGCATAATACCATAAACAATTTCTTTCGGCGCATGATCTCCACCCATTGCATCAATTGCAATTTTCATTCAAATTCACCTTCTATGTTTTGACTAGATCGATACATTTCAAATTCACCTTTAAAAACAAGCTCTTGGTCTACAAAACTTTGAACATCCACAATCGTTCGATCTTGAACAATGAGTTGTTTTTTCACTTTTGCTTTTGCCACTACTCTTTCACCCGTTTTTACTGGACGAATAAATTGGATATTCACTTTCGCTGTAAGCGCTAGCTCATCATTGATTACAGCTACTGCAAGTGAATTCGCTTGAGCAAACAAATGATGTCCACGTGCAATAGAATTTCTAATAAACACATGCTCTTGTTTTACATCAAAAATTGAAATAGCGGTTTGATCAAGTTGTATATCAATAATTTCGCCAATTACTTCGTTAATAGGTAGGGACTTCACTTCATCTTCTACATGTTTTACCGCTACTGTTTTGATTCTTTCTCTTAGTTCAGGAATAGCAAGTTCCATCCGATCAAGTCGGATCGTTTGTACGCTGACCGAAAATAGTTCCGCCAATTCTTCATCTGTAATAAACGGATTTTCCTCTATCGTTTTGCGCAGTAACTTTTGTCTCTCTTTCTTTGAAGGCCTCATATTTATCAACACCATTCAAGATATTATGACTAGGTATTAATAGTAGTATATAAAACAAAAAAGAAAAACGCAACAAAAATACGTTTCTCTCTTGTTATATTAATCCAGTTTTTCTCCCGATAAAACGCCTGATTCCTCTAGGTATGTCCTTAATGGTAAAAAATCTTCAGCTTCCCAAAATTCTTTCTGCTCAAGTAAATGGGCCGCGTCATTCCGCGCTGTTTCTAAAGCCCTATAATCATGGACCATATCAGCTACTTTGAAATCCGGTAGTCCACTTTGTTTTTTTCCAAAAAAGTCACCAGGACCACGTAATTCTAAATCCCGTTCACTCAAGACAAATCCATCGTTCGTCTCCGTCATGATCTTCATTCTTTCTTTCCCAACTTCTGATTTAGGATCAGCAAGTAATATACAATAGGATTGCTCCTTCCCCCTTCCTACCCTCCCGCGTAATTGATGGAGCTGTGATAGGCCAAATCTCTCTGCATCATAGATGACCATAACAGTTGCATTCGGTACATTTACTCCTACTTCAACAACGGTTGTTGACACTAGCAGTTGAACTTGATTTTCACTATATGCTTTCATTACTTCTTCTTTCTCAGCAGAAGATAGCCGACCATGCATGAGCCCAATATTAAATTTCCCTTGAAAATGATTAGAGAGCATGTCAAAAACATCAATAGCATTTTGAACATCGATTTTCTCAGATTCCTCTATCAAAGGACAAATAACATATGCTTGATGACCTTTTAACAACTCTGCTTCAACAAACTTCAGTATTCTATCAAGCATATTATGCTTCGCCCAATATGTTTCGATTTCTTTTCTACCTAATGGCATTTCATCTATTACGGAAACATCCATTTCTCCAAACACTGTAATGGCAAGCGTCCGTGGAATTGGTGTTGCTGTCATAAACAAAACGTCAGGACTTTCTCCTTTTTCACGAAGTACTCGACGCTGCTCTACACCAAAGCGATGTTGCTCATCTGTTATTACTAAACCCAGTCGGGCAAAATTCACCTCTTCTTGGATCAATGCATGAGTCCCAATCATTATATCAATTTTGCCACTCTGTAAATCTTCTAAAATAACACGCCTTTTTTTTCCTTTTATTGAGCTTGTTAATAAGGCCGTAGATACTCCTACAGGTTCTAAAAGATCTCTTAGTGATGTCGCATGTTGTTCGGCAAGAATCTCCGTAGGAACCATTAATGCTCCTTGATAGCCCGCCGTTACACTAGCATATAATGCAATAGCTGCAACAGCAGTCTTTCCTGATCCAACATCACCTTGGAGAAGTCGATTCATTTTATACGGAGATTTTAAATCGGCACATATTTCATTTACAACTTTCTTTTGCGCATTTGTTAATGTAAAAGGAAGTGTAGCAATGAATTTTTTTAACATCTCTAGATTATAATTTTGTTCCATTCCTTTTGATTGCTCTCGCTCTATTTTTCGAAAGGTTTGCATTTTTAATTGAAAATAGAGAAATTCTTCGTATACAAATCTTCTACGTGCTTGCTTCATCTCATCCTGGGAATGTGGGAAATGCATTGCATGCAAAGCTGGTTTTTTATTTGATAATTTATATTTATCTCTCAACACTTTGGGTAATGTTTCTTCGATATATTCTCCATATTCATGAAATGCTTGGGTGATATAACGGCGCAAAGCTTTCACACCTACATTTCCTTTCGTTGGATAGACTGGTTCAAATTCTGTTATTTGTGAGTGAGGTCCCAACTGTAAATCTTGACCAGTAATTGTTTGACGATGCTTATCCCATTTACCAGACACGGTAATTACATCTTGTGGATTTAACTTTCCTTTTAAATATGGACGGTTAAAGAAAGTTACTTTTATTAAATAAGGATCTACGAGTAGATGGATGATAATTCTGTTTTTTTTCCTACCAAAATACATGATAGAAGGCTCACTGTGGACAATTCCTTCAATCGTTATTTTTTCATCATGTGCCACTTCTGCCAAGTCACGCAAACTTACATCTTCATACCTAAATGGAAGATGATTCAGCAAATCAGCAATCGTGGAAATACCCATATCAGATAACGTAGCCGCTGTTTCAACGCCGATGCCTTTTAGTACAGAAACGGGATCAAGTATATTTTTATTCACAATTCGCTGGCGCAATCCCAAAAATCATAGCTTTTAACATTGGACCAATTGCAGCCAATCCCCCTTTACCTGTTCCATTTAATGAAGTTGATATTTGTTCATTTATGTATTTCATCAAGTGTTCCTCCCTCGTTTAATCCCACAGGAAAAGATATGTATAGCGAACGCTTATGTTTCTATATACAAGGAAATAGAAGGGATATCCCCTTCTATTTTGCTGTTATTTATTCGACTGAGAATATATAATTATACAAAGGTTGATTTCCGTTATGGATTTCCACTTCAACATCTTGATAATTTTCGTCTAGGTATTTAACTAACTGATCTATCTGAGATTGATCTGTATCTTCTCCATAAAGAATCGTCAAAATCTCAGTTTCATCATCAATCATCTTCGCTAACAGATTACTTGCAGTAGTGAAAAGATCGCTGCTTGTTTCAACGATTTTACCTTCGTTAATTCCCATATAATCATCTTTTGTAATAGCTAATCCATCAATACTTGTGTCACGAACAGCGAAAGTTACCAGGCCAGTCTTTACTTCTCCTAATGCTTCATTCATTCCTTCACCGTTTTTCTCTAATGAAACGGATGAATTAAATGCTAACGCAGCAGCTAATCCTTGAGGTACTGTTTTAGTCGGTACAACAATTACATTTTCT harbors:
- the recG gene encoding ATP-dependent DNA helicase RecG; the encoded protein is MNKNILDPVSVLKGIGVETAATLSDMGISTIADLLNHLPFRYEDVSLRDLAEVAHDEKITIEGIVHSEPSIMYFGRKKNRIIIHLLVDPYLIKVTFFNRPYLKGKLNPQDVITVSGKWDKHRQTITGQDLQLGPHSQITEFEPVYPTKGNVGVKALRRYITQAFHEYGEYIEETLPKVLRDKYKLSNKKPALHAMHFPHSQDEMKQARRRFVYEEFLYFQLKMQTFRKIEREQSKGMEQNYNLEMLKKFIATLPFTLTNAQKKVVNEICADLKSPYKMNRLLQGDVGSGKTAVAAIALYASVTAGYQGALMVPTEILAEQHATSLRDLLEPVGVSTALLTSSIKGKKRRVILEDLQSGKIDIMIGTHALIQEEVNFARLGLVITDEQHRFGVEQRRVLREKGESPDVLFMTATPIPRTLAITVFGEMDVSVIDEMPLGRKEIETYWAKHNMLDRILKFVEAELLKGHQAYVICPLIEESEKIDVQNAIDVFDMLSNHFQGKFNIGLMHGRLSSAEKEEVMKAYSENQVQLLVSTTVVEVGVNVPNATVMVIYDAERFGLSQLHQLRGRVGRGKEQSYCILLADPKSEVGKERMKIMTETNDGFVLSERDLELRGPGDFFGKKQSGLPDFKVADMVHDYRALETARNDAAHLLEQKEFWEAEDFLPLRTYLEESGVLSGEKLD
- the fapR gene encoding transcription factor FapR, translating into MRPSKKERQKLLRKTIEENPFITDEELAELFSVSVQTIRLDRMELAIPELRERIKTVAVKHVEDEVKSLPINEVIGEIIDIQLDQTAISIFDVKQEHVFIRNSIARGHHLFAQANSLAVAVINDELALTAKVNIQFIRPVKTGERVVAKAKVKKQLIVQDRTIVDVQSFVDQELVFKGEFEMYRSSQNIEGEFE
- a CDS encoding acyl carrier protein, with the translated sequence MADTIERVTQIIVDRLGVEESKVTLEASFKDDLGADSLDVVELVMELEDEFDLEISDDDAEKIATVGDVVNYIKEKN
- the fabG gene encoding 3-oxoacyl-[acyl-carrier-protein] reductase, encoding MRVEGKSALVTGASRGIGREIAIALAKEGANVLVNYSGSEAKAKEVVDEIIALGRKAIAYQCNVANSEDVKGMVKETINQFGSLDILVNNAGITRDNLLMRMKEDEWDDVINTNLKGVFLCTKAVSRQMMKQRSGRIINIASIVGVIGNPGQANYVAAKAGVIGLTKTAAKELATRGITVNAVAPGFITTDMTDKLDEEVKTAMLKQIPLGKFGDPQDIAKVVSFLASEDGNYLTGQTIHVDGGMFM
- the fabD gene encoding ACP S-malonyltransferase — its product is MGKIAFVFPGQGSQKVGMGRAIAEADEDAMAIFNEADNRLEQPLSALIFEGTQEELTKTTNAQPALLTTGVALLQCLQAAGIKPDYTAGHSLGEYTALVASGVMQFSDAVYAVRKRGELMEEAVPNGEGTMAAVLGFDRERLLEVTESITNDGHSVQLANLNCPGQIVISGTVSGVELASAKAKEQGAKRVLPLQVSGPFHSELMKPAAEKFAAVLSGIEMNDAKIPVIANVTAGPLHASEDIEGKLIEQLYSPVLWEDSIEKMVELGVDTFIEIGPGKVLSGLIKKINRDVTTLSVQDPESCRQAIEALEEDKS
- the plsX gene encoding phosphate acyltransferase PlsX; this translates as MKIAIDAMGGDHAPKEIVYGIMQAARDFTDTAFVLYGDEAEINKYLTKTDQITVIHTEEKIEADDEPVRAVRRKKTASMVMMAQSVNDGETNACISAGNTGALMAAGLFVVGRIKGIERPALAPTLPTLDGRGFVMLDLGANADAKPEHILQNAIMGNIYAEKVRAIKKPKVALLNIGTEANKGNELTKKAYDLLDKADFQFIGNIEARDLLEGHADVVVTDGFTGNIVLKAIEGTASAIFSMLKGTLTSSLKNKIAAGLIKSDLVQLKEKLDYTEYGGACLFGLDAPVIKAHGSSNANAIYHAVRQAREMVIHDVSGKISSAVTENNRANNGVD